The following coding sequences lie in one Fusarium poae strain DAOMC 252244 chromosome 1, whole genome shotgun sequence genomic window:
- the SSB1_2 gene encoding Heat shock protein ssb1 — protein MLIIYKSTHLGGQDFDTNLLDHCKKEFGRKTKKDLSGDARALRRLRTACERAKRTLSSGAQATIEIDSLFDGEDFTMSITRARFEDLNAKAFSGTIEPVAQVLKDAAIEKKAVDEIVLVGGSTRIPKIQKLLSEFFDGKKLEKSINPDEAVAYGAAVQAGILSGKATSAETADLLLLDVVPLSLGVAMEGNIFASVVPRGTTCPTLKKRTFTTVADNQQTVQFPVYQGERTNCEDNTSLGEFTLAPIPPMRAGEAVLECVFEVDVNGILKVTATEKTSGRSANITISNSVGKLTTDEIEKMVNEAEQFKSNDDAFQKKFEAKQQLESYIGRVEEIVSDPTLSLKLKRGQKEKIESTISDAMAALEINESTAEDLKKQELALKRLVTKAMSSR, from the coding sequence ATGCTAATTATATACAAAAGTACTCATTTAGGCGGACAAGACTTCGATACGAACCTCCTCGATCACTGCAAGAAGGAGTTCGGTCGTAAGACCAAGAAGGATCTCTCTGGCGATGCCCGCGCCCTCCGACGTCTCCGAACCGCTTGTGAGCGTGCCAAGCGTACTCTTTCCAGCGGTGCTCAGGCCACCATTGAGATTGACTCTCTCTTCGACGGTGAGGACTTCACTATGTCCATCACCCGTGCCCGTTTCGAGGACTTGAACGCCAAGGCTTTCTCTGGCACCATCGAGCCCGTTGCCCAGGTCCTCAAGGACGCCGctatcgagaagaaggccgTTGACGAGATCGTCCTCGTCGGTGGTTCTACCCGTATCCCCAAGATCCAGAAGCTTCTGTCCGAGTTCTTCGACGGCAAGAAGCTCGAGAAGAGCATCAACCCCGATGAGGCTGTTGCCTACGGTGCCGCCGTCCAGGCCGGTATCCTCTCCGGAAAGGCCACCTCTGCTGAGACCGCcgacctcctcctcctcgatgTTGTTCCTCTGTCTCTCGGTGTCGCCATGGAGGGTAACATTTTCGCCTCCGTTGTTCCCCGTGGTACCACTTGCCCCACCCTCAAGAAGCGAACCTTCACTACTGTTGCCGACAACCAGCAGACCGTTCAGTTCCCCGTCTACCAGGGTGAGCGAACCAACTGTGAGGACAACACCAGCTTGGGTGAATTCACTCTTGCTCCTATCCCCCCCATGCGCGCCGGTGAGGCCGTCCTCGAGTGTGTCTTCGAGGTCGATGTCAACGGTATCCTCAAGGTCACCGCTACTGAGAAGACCTCCGGCCGCAGCGCCAACATCACCATCTCCAACTCCGTCGGAAAGCTTACCACCGAcgagattgagaagatgGTCAACGAGGCTGAGCAGTTCAAGAGCAACGATGATGCTTTCCAGAAGAAGTTCGAGGCTAAGCAGCAGCTCGAGTCTTACATTGGCCGTGTTGAGGAGATCGTTTCCGACCCCACTCTGTCCCTCAAGCTTAAGCGTGGccagaaggagaagatcGAGAGCACCATCTCCGACGCCATGGCCGCTCTTGAGATCAACGAGAGCACCGCTGAGGACCTCAAGAAGCAGGAGCTtgccctcaagcgtcttgTTACCAAGGCCATGTCCTCCCGATAA
- the SSB1_1 gene encoding Heat shock protein ssb1, with the protein MADEVYDGAIGIDLGTTYSCVATYEGTNVEIIANEQGSFTTPSFVSFTEKERLIGEAAKNNAAMNPRNTVFDAKRLIGRRFDDPTVKKDIESWPFKIVDDNGSPKIEVEYLGENKQFSAQEISSMVLTKMKEIAETKLGKKVEKAVITVPAYFNDNQRQATKDAGSIAGLNVLRIINEPTAAAIAYGLGAGKSEKERNVLIYDLGGGTFDVSLLNIQGGVFTVKATAGE; encoded by the exons ATGGCGGACGAAGTTTACGACGGTGCCATTGGCATTGATCTGG GTACTACCTACTCCTGTGTTGCTACCTACGAGGGTACCAATGTCGAGATCATCGCCAACGAGCAGGGTTCTTTCACCACCCCTTCTTTCGTTTCCTTCACTGAGAAGGAGCGTCTGATCGGTGAGGCCGCCAAGAACAATGCTGCCATGAACCCCCGCAACACTGTCTTCGATGCCAA GCGTCTGATTGGTCGTCGTTTCGATGACCCTACCGTCAAGAAGGACATCGAGTCTTGGCCCTTCAAGATTGTCGATGACAACGGCAGCCCCAAGATCGAGGTCGAGTACCTCGGTGAGAACAAGCAGTTCTCTGCCCAGGAGATCTCCTCCATGGTCCTTACCAAG ATGAAGGAGATTGCCGAGACCAAGCTCGGCAAGAAGGTTGAGAAGGCAGTCATCACCGTTCCTGCCTACTTCAACGACAACCAGCGTCAGGCCACCAAGGACGCCGGTTCCATCGCCGGACTCAACGTCCTCCGTATCATCAACGAGcccaccgccgccgccattgCCTACGGTCTTGGTGCCGGTAAGTCTGAGAAGGAGCGTAACGTTCTTATCTACGATCTCGGTGGTGGTACTTTCGATGTCTCcctcctcaacatccagGGTGGTGTCTTCACTGTCAAGGCTACTGCCGGAGAGTAA
- a CDS encoding hypothetical protein (TransMembrane:2 (o769-789i819-839o)~BUSCO:40638at5125), with amino-acid sequence MRPRSHAITPVNASMMKPISENSLPYTESDNSARDARHGRNTTASTVSCHSNHYDRSVIEDGVRMHDFSSPTPSKSRGKSPDPNRFVAERPSRLSESVGARLTVSKTDNLSVDDQATSEWETVAGDDAPETYPEASTKSLRCQRNLFGYNSQKESLQTKRHVWAPQTESFELVSHSSPSVRVHPRSSPRLQSFHSSSSFYSDLSKQSELGRGKDANIYGKSPIPCDPEDFTTDNRAQQETKTYSHASSDSHDDPFKYDSEVYSGFLRPSAEREVSDALHKAGLAVSSKETIPQFPEGNSSNASQRGAPVTSFYHAGAIRDQDTRRVPVPDRRLTGEIATLDKSRPLTGTEGDWQTVTSEQAFNSMQQEYLDSIAKGTGSSLADVSDVTERGPQLRTYSSTDRIIHHPYGDNPYDSYHIRRDRGTNLAVSVPRYGNGPGTFASNTARKFVQPMSRLPESAARLSNIFRRDQNEQTPDGHGILLSDLDPKRASYQSLDSDAIPSGDTADSNLPNGQKFFSWNRIRETLGREPPKTPLTILDQPLYRHGIQDSENSNKSKHIPHDDFLKQLPTLPFPLISLPEAQMLQRFKRQRGEEDHTESARNFAARGRSNTISTAASPGLPVTPSPPKRRFWAISPRGDIARPAPTHQPQGLRQRFRRRDSSERISEILVSSSAILDTPPSTKPKSSTHRAWYRGLQPSFSTPRVGQTQPRGFSSSMRSRQTSRFQPDFEPLDGSPFTLAETRLIEEARENMFYHRQRTDMIAERGKRLFIWIMILTLFFPFIGPVVLYGKLNSTISWYTHGEIQCLAQDQRGILKQQLVVEAVLYTALIIALSVHYSIYN; translated from the exons ATGCGTCCACGCTCTCATGCTATCACTCCTGTGAACGCTTCAATGATGAAACCCATATCCGAAAAT TCGCTACCATACACTGAGAGCGATAATTCGGCCCGAGATGCGCGTCATGGGCGTAACACCACCGCCTCTACTGTTTCCTGTCACTCAAATCATTATGATAGGTCTGTGATCGAAGATGGTGTTCGAATGCACGACTTCTCTTCTCCCACCCCGAGCAAATCTCGTGGTAAAAGCCCCGATCCAAACCGATTTGTCGCAGAACGGCCCTCTCGTCTCAGTGAAAGCGTTGGCGCGAGACTCACAGTCTCCAAGACCGACAATTTGTCTGTTGATGATCAAGCCACTTCAGAGTGGGAAACAGTAGCTGGAGACGATGCGCCTGAAACATACCCAGAAGCTTCGACCAAGTCGCTGAGATGCCAGAGAAACCTTTTCGGTTACAATTCACAGAAGGAAAGTCTACAGACCAAACGTCACGTCTGGGCACCACAAACGGAGAGCTTTGAGCTTGTCTCACACTCTAGCCCGTCCGTGCGAGTGCACCCGAGATCTTCTCCTCGTTTGCAATCGTTTCACTCTTCATCCAGTTTCTACAGTGACTTGAGCAAGCAAAGTGAATTAGGCCGTGGCAAAGACGCAAACATCTACGGGAAATCTCCCATCCCTTGCGATCCCGAAGATTTCACAACGGACAATCGCGCTCAGCAAGAAACCAAGACGTACTCCCATGCCTCGTCCGACAGCCATGACGACCCCTTCAAGTATGACAGTGAAGTGTACTCGGGATTTCTCCGCCCATCGGCCGAGAGGGAAGTTAGTGATGCGCTGCACAAAGCCGGCTTAGCCGTCTCTTCAAAAGAGACCATCCCGCAATTCCCAGAGGGAAACAGTTCCAATGCTTCACAGAGAGGTGCCCCTGTTACCTCCTTCTACCATGCTGGCGCTATTC GAGACCAAGACACGCGCCGTGTTCCAGTTCCCGATAGACGACTGACCGGTGAAATTGCCACTCTTGACAAGAGCAGACCTCTTACTGGTACCGAGGGCGACTGGCAGACTGTCACTAGCGAACAAGCTTTCAACTCCATGCAGCAGGAATACCTCGACAGCATCGCAAAAGGAACTGGGAGCAGTCTTGCTGATGTGTCTGATGTGACGGAGCGCGGCCCTCAACTTCGCACATACAGCTCTACGGACAGAATCATCCATCACCCTTACGGCGATAACCCTTATGATTCGTACCACATTCGTCGTGACAGAGGAACTAACCTCGCGGTTTCTGTTCCACGCTATGGCAACGGCCCAGGGACATTTGCCAGCAACACTGCTCGAAAATTTGTCCAGCCAATGTCCAGATTGCCTGAATCAGCTGCTCGACTCTCCAACATCTTTCGCAGAGACCAAAACGAACAGACACCTGATGGTCATGGCATACTTCTCTCCGATCTGGATCCCAAAAGAGCAAGCTACCAGAGCCTCGACTCTGATGCAATTCCAAGCGGCGATACCGCAGATTCAAACTTGCCCAATGGCCAAAAGTTTTTCAGCTGGAATCGAATTCGCGAAACTCTTGGGCGAGAGCCACCCAAGACCCCTCTGACCATTCTCGATCAGCCCCTGTACAGACATGGTATACAAGACTCTGAAAATTCCAACAAATCGAAGCACATTCCTCACGATGATTTTCTCAAACAGCTTCCAACGCTGCCTTTCCCCCTCATCAGTCTTCCTGAAGCTCAAATGTTGCAGCGGTTCAAACGACAGAGGGGGGAAGAAGATCATACTGAGAGTGCACGTAACTTTGCTGCCCGTGGAAGGTCAAACACTATCAGCACTGCTGCCTCGCCAGGTCTCCCTGTTACTCCCTCTCCTCCCAAGAGAAGATTCTGGGCCATCTCTCCCAGAGGCGACATTGCACGACCTGCACCGACTCATCAGCCTCAGGGATTACGCCAGAGGTTCCGTCGCCGTGACT CAAGCGAGAGAATTTCCGAGATACTCGTTTCGTCTTCCGCTATCCTCGACACGCCACCATCCACGAAGCCCAAGTCTAGCACTCATCGGGCGTGGTATCGAGGACTACAGCCGAGCTTCTCAACTCCTCGTGTCGGACAGACCCAGCCTCGTGGGTTCTCCTCTAGTATGAGGTCCCGTCAAACCAGCAGATTCCAGCCAGACTTTGAACCTCTCGATGGAAGCCCCTTCACACTGGCCGAGACTCGCCTTATTGAAGAGGCCCGTGAGAACATGTTCTACCACCGTCAGCGAACTGACATGATCGCCGAACGAGGAAAGAGACTTTTCATCTGGATCATGATCCTGACTCTTTTCTTCCCGTTTATCGGCCCAGTCGTTCTCTACGGTAAACTCAACTCGACCATCTCGTGGTACACTCACGGGGAGATCCAGTGCCTCGCCCAGGATCAGCGCGGAATTCTCAAGCAGCAACTTGTTGTTGAGGCTGTCTTGTACACTGCTCTCATCATTG